A stretch of Acipenser ruthenus chromosome 1, fAciRut3.2 maternal haplotype, whole genome shotgun sequence DNA encodes these proteins:
- the LOC131701515 gene encoding insulin gene enhancer protein isl-1 isoform X2 encodes MGDMGDPPKKKRLLSLCVGCGNQIHDQYILRVSPDLEWHAACLKCAECNQYLDESCTCFVRDGKTYCKRDYIRLYGIKCAKCNIGFSKNDFVMRARSKVYHIECFRCVACSRQLIPGDEFALREDGLFCRADHDVVERATMGAGDPLSPLHPARPLQMAEPISARQPALRPHVHKQPEKTTRVRTVLNEKQLHTLRTCYNANPRPDALMKEQLVEMTGLSPRVIRVWFQNKRCKDKKRSILMKQLQQQQPNDKTNIQGMTGTPMVAASPERHDGGLQANPVEVQSYQPPWKVLSDFALQSDIDQPAFQQLVNFSEGGPGSNSTGSEVASMSSQLPDTPNSMVSSPIEA; translated from the exons ATGGGAGACATGGGTGATCCACCAAAAA AGAAACGGCTGCTATCGTTGTGTGTTGGCTGCGGAAATCAGATTCATGATCAGTATATTCTGAGAGTTTCTCCCGATTTGGAATGGCATGCAGCGTGTTTGAAATGTGCAGAGTGTAATCAGTATTTGGACGAGTCCTGTACCTGCTTTGTTAGGGACGGGAAAACCTATTGTAAAAGAGACTACATCAG GTTATATGGGATAAAGTGCGCTAAGTGTAACATAGGCTTCAGTAAGAATGATTTCGTGATGAGAGCCCGCTCAAAGGTGTACCATATCGAGTGTTTTCGTTGTGTGGCCTGCAGCCGGCAACTTATCCCCGGGGACGAGTTTGCGCTCAGAGAAGATGGCCTTTTCTGCAGGGCCGATCACGATGTTGTGGAGAGGGCAACAATGGGAGCCGGGGACCCTCTCAGCCCTTTGCACCCTGCGAGACCTTTACAGATGGCAG AACCTATCTCTGCCAGACAACCCGCGCTTAGACCACACGTCCACAAACAGCCAGAAAAAACCACCCGGGTCAGAACAGTTCTGAACGAGAAACAGCTCCACACCCTGAGGACTTGCTACAATGCCAACCCGAGACCCGACGCCCTGATGAAGGAGCAGCTCGTGGAAATGACGGGCCTGAGTCCGAGGGTCATCCGGGTCTGGTTTCAAAACAAACGCTGCAAGGACAAGAAAAGAAGCATCTTGATGAAGCAGCTCCAGCAGCAACAGCCGAACGACAAAACG AATATCCAGGGGATGACGGGGACTCCAATGGTGGCTGCCAGTCCGGAGAGACACGACGGTGGTTTGCAGGCAAACCCAGTGGAAGTGCAGAGTTACCAGCCGCCTTGGAAAGTATTGAGCGACTTCGCACTGCAGAGTGACATAGACCAGCCTGCATTCCAGCAACTG GTCAATTTTTCAGAAGGAGGACCAGGTTCTAACTCCACTGGGAGCGAGGTAGCATCAATGTCCTCCCAACTACCAGACACACCTAACAGCATGGTATCGAGTCCCATAGAGGCATGA
- the LOC131701515 gene encoding insulin gene enhancer protein isl-1 isoform X1, translating into MGDMGDPPKKKRLLSLCVGCGNQIHDQYILRVSPDLEWHAACLKCAECNQYLDESCTCFVRDGKTYCKRDYIRLYGIKCAKCNIGFSKNDFVMRARSKVYHIECFRCVACSRQLIPGDEFALREDGLFCRADHDVVERATMGAGDPLSPLHPARPLQMAAEPISARQPALRPHVHKQPEKTTRVRTVLNEKQLHTLRTCYNANPRPDALMKEQLVEMTGLSPRVIRVWFQNKRCKDKKRSILMKQLQQQQPNDKTNIQGMTGTPMVAASPERHDGGLQANPVEVQSYQPPWKVLSDFALQSDIDQPAFQQLVNFSEGGPGSNSTGSEVASMSSQLPDTPNSMVSSPIEA; encoded by the exons ATGGGAGACATGGGTGATCCACCAAAAA AGAAACGGCTGCTATCGTTGTGTGTTGGCTGCGGAAATCAGATTCATGATCAGTATATTCTGAGAGTTTCTCCCGATTTGGAATGGCATGCAGCGTGTTTGAAATGTGCAGAGTGTAATCAGTATTTGGACGAGTCCTGTACCTGCTTTGTTAGGGACGGGAAAACCTATTGTAAAAGAGACTACATCAG GTTATATGGGATAAAGTGCGCTAAGTGTAACATAGGCTTCAGTAAGAATGATTTCGTGATGAGAGCCCGCTCAAAGGTGTACCATATCGAGTGTTTTCGTTGTGTGGCCTGCAGCCGGCAACTTATCCCCGGGGACGAGTTTGCGCTCAGAGAAGATGGCCTTTTCTGCAGGGCCGATCACGATGTTGTGGAGAGGGCAACAATGGGAGCCGGGGACCCTCTCAGCCCTTTGCACCCTGCGAGACCTTTACAGATGGCAG CAGAACCTATCTCTGCCAGACAACCCGCGCTTAGACCACACGTCCACAAACAGCCAGAAAAAACCACCCGGGTCAGAACAGTTCTGAACGAGAAACAGCTCCACACCCTGAGGACTTGCTACAATGCCAACCCGAGACCCGACGCCCTGATGAAGGAGCAGCTCGTGGAAATGACGGGCCTGAGTCCGAGGGTCATCCGGGTCTGGTTTCAAAACAAACGCTGCAAGGACAAGAAAAGAAGCATCTTGATGAAGCAGCTCCAGCAGCAACAGCCGAACGACAAAACG AATATCCAGGGGATGACGGGGACTCCAATGGTGGCTGCCAGTCCGGAGAGACACGACGGTGGTTTGCAGGCAAACCCAGTGGAAGTGCAGAGTTACCAGCCGCCTTGGAAAGTATTGAGCGACTTCGCACTGCAGAGTGACATAGACCAGCCTGCATTCCAGCAACTG GTCAATTTTTCAGAAGGAGGACCAGGTTCTAACTCCACTGGGAGCGAGGTAGCATCAATGTCCTCCCAACTACCAGACACACCTAACAGCATGGTATCGAGTCCCATAGAGGCATGA